Proteins encoded in a region of the Vicia villosa cultivar HV-30 ecotype Madison, WI linkage group LG5, Vvil1.0, whole genome shotgun sequence genome:
- the LOC131604118 gene encoding uncharacterized protein LOC131604118 — protein MAGRNDAALAAALEAMAQSVQNNNNQNAGDLQFRNLEKFQSNKPPKFEGGIIDPDTAHKWLKAIEKIFRTMGCNEDQKVQFGTHMLEGEAEDWWDNSRQRMEAAGTVITWVVFRAEFLEKYFPEDARSKKEIEFLELKQGNMSVDEYAARFEELVKYCSHYNTNEAMNSKCIKFESGLRPEIKQGIACQKIRNYPELVSRSRIYDNDNRARIAHYKAVNDRKGNQNRGKPYSTPADKGK, from the coding sequence ATGGCAGGAAGGAATGATGCCGCTCTTGCTGCTGCACTGGAAGCTATGGCGCAGTCGGTGCAGAATAACAACAATCAAAATGCTGGTGATCTGCAGTTTCGCAACTTGGAGAAGTTCCAAAGCAACAAACCGCCTAAGTTTGAAGGTGGTATTATTGATCCAGATACTGCACATAAATGGTTGAAGGCTATTGAGAAGATCTTCAGAACCATGGGATGCAATGAGGAtcagaaggtacagtttggtacgCACATGCTGGAAGGTGAAGCTGAGGACTGGTGGGATAACAGTCGTCAGAGAATGGAAGCGGCGGGTACTGTGATTACTTGGGTAGTGTTTCGGGCTGAGTTTCTAGAAAAGTACTTTCCGGAAGATGCTCGAAGCAAGAAGGAGATTGAGTTCCTGGAATTGAAGCAGGGGAATATGTCTGTCGATGAGTATGCTGCTCGATTCGAGGAATTGGTGAAATATTGCTCTCATTACAATACTAATGAGGCTATGAATtccaagtgcatcaagtttgagagcGGGCTGCGTcccgagattaaacagggtattgCTTGTCAGAAGATAAGGAATTATCCAGAGCTGGTGAGCAGAAGCCGAATTTATGACAATGATAACAGAGCCAGGATTGCACATTACAAAGCTGTGAATGATCGGAAGGGTAATCAGAATCGTGGGAAACCGTATAGTACTCCTGCTGACAAAGGAAAATAG